The sequence AACTGGTGGTCATTCACGTCACACTGGCGAGGATCGCGGTGGCGCAGGGACGGGAAACCGAAGCACGGGACGAGATGAAGCAGGCGCTTCGTCTCGACCCGTATCTGGTCCTCGATCCGCTGACCTCGCCCAAGGTGCTCGCGGCGCTCAATCAGGCGCGCGAGGAGATCTCGGACGAACTCGTCGAACGACCGCCCGCCAAGCCGGATACCCCAACGGCCGCGGGCGTGTCTGTTCGCGAAAACGCGTCCGGCCGGGAGAAGGCGGGCTGGGCGTTCGTCGGCGCGGGGATCGCGTCGCTGACGACGTCGGCGGCGTTTTTCACGCTCGCTAGGGTCGAGAACGAAAAGCAGCGCGACGCCGCCGACCGCGAGGACTGGCAGGAACGCGACACGCACTGGGGCCGCACGAACGCCTACGCCAACGCGGGCTGGATCGGAGCCGGGCTCGGCGCGGTCGCGATGGGGACGGGGGGGATTTTGCTGTGGGGTGGAGACGGCGCTTCGGACAAGAATTCGCCGAGCGCGATGCGAACGAGATCGAAAACGCCCGCCTTGGCCCTCGGGCCGTGCGGGGTGAGCGTGCTGATGAACTTCTAGCGTTTCGATAATCTGTAGTTTTGGAGGATGAATCATGCGTTCGTCGACACTGGTCGTGTGCTTCTTTGCGGTTCTTGGGTTTTGCATTACACTTGCCGCGTCATCTTGCGGTGACGACGATGACGTCGAAACATTGTCCGAGTCAAGTATACGTACTTCACATTCGGGAGGAGGAAGTTGGAAGCTGAAGATAGCAAAAACGTCGACATTTGCACTCGCGAAAGCATCCTTGCTTTCAGAAATGCCGAAAACCGATGACGAAGATGAATATATGCGTGTTGATCGTGTAGAAAGAGATCTTCTTTCGTTGCTGGATGTAGCGTGTAAAGAACTTGAAATCGACCCTAACGATCTTTTCGAGCAAGATGTTGAGACGCTTCTATACATAATGATAAGTGGCGGAGAATTCGAAATTAACGGAAAAGGATTGTTGGTTCAAAAGCTATTCAAAGATCAAGATGAGATAGATACTAGTCCCATTGACGGTTATCGTAGAGCAGTTTCCGATAGTTCGTCGGAGTCGCAAGATTATGACTCCACCGTCAGCCAAAACAATTCAAGCACAAATTACTGCAATGAATCGTTGTTAACGGTTGGAAATTATCCAGGTCTGGGAAATTATTATGTATATTTGAAAAATGGGTCTGGTCTAACTTGCCCTGGCGGTACAATAACTAATGCTCAATTGCGAGTCTACGGATGGCAAAATACGGAAAGTAGAAATGTTGCCGTGTGCCGCGCACTAGCATCTTGGGACGAGTGCTCAGTCACGTGGAGTAACAAACCTTCATATACTAGTTGTCAAAATTCAAATTTTAGTTCCGGAACTGGATATCGGTACTTGGAGGCTGATGCCGCTGTATCAGCGTTGTGTCCAAGCAGCCCGAGCAGTTATCGTGGGTTTGTCGTCACAACAGGAACAGGGCCAGATGGATATCAATCGTTCTACTCAAGAGAGAACGGTTCATATTGGGTGTACCTAGTTCTGACTTATGATACATGCGAGCCCAACGCTTGCGACGACGGCAACCCATGTACGACTGACTCATACGACGGTTGCCATTGTCAGCATACGAATAATTCCAATTCGTGCGACGATGGCCAATACTGCACAATCAACGATCATTGCAGCGGCGGTTCCTGCGTGAGCGGAGGAAGCCGAAACTGCGCGAATGCGAACTACTGCGATGGAGTTGAGTACTGCAACGAAGGTACAAATTCCTGTGTTTCTCCCGGAAATCCGTGTTCGGACGACGGCCAGTATTGCAACGGCACGGAGTCGTGTAACGAAGGAGGCGATTCCTGCCAGCATTCCGGAAATCCCTGTCCGGACAACGGTCAGTACTGCGATGGCCCGGAGTCGTGTAATGAAGGGACCAACTCGTGCGATAGCCCGGACCCGTGCGGGGACGACGGGCAGTTCTGCAACGGTGCGGAGGGCTGCAATGAAACGATCAATCAGTGTACACACGCGGGCGACCCATGCGACGCCGGCGAGACATGCAACGAGCCAACTGACCAATGTTTCGACTGTGTTTCGGACGGGGACTGCAACGATGGCAACGCATGCACGGACGACGCGTGTATTTCGAACACATGCCAACACACGAATAACACAAATTCGTGCGATGACGGACTATACTGTACGGTCAACGACCAGTGCGGCGGCGGATCGTGCTCAGGCACGGCAAGGGATTGTGACGACGGCCTATTCTGCACCGGAGTGGAGTCGTGCTCGGAACTGCTGAATCAGTGCACGGCGGGAAATTCACCATGCGGTGCGGAGCAACAGTGCCTGGAGGATAGCGATCAGTGCGTCCAGTGTCTGAGCGCGACGGACTGCGACGACACAAATCCTTGCACCGACGACTCCTGTTCGGTTAGCGGCTCGTGCGAACACGCAAACAACAGCGCGGCCTGCGATGACAGTAATCTCTGCACCGAATCGGATTCCTGCTCAGCGGGAAACTGCATCGGTACTCCGAAGGAATGCACTGAAGGTGAAATGTGCAACGATGCCACGGGAAACTGCGAACCTGCCGCTGACGACGACACTGCGGATGACGACACCGACGACGATGTCGACGATGACACGGATGACGACTCGGCTGACGACGATGCCGACGATGACTCGGACGACGACTCCGGTGACGACGACAGCTTGGATGACGACGCGGCGGACGACGACGACGATGACGATGACGACGACGGCGGCTCGTGCGGCTGCTGATCTCTGAGGCGACGATTGCGGGACTCCGGGTGCGTGGCTCGGAGTCTCGTTGCTATTGCGGGGCACCCAGACTGCCTTGAATCACGTCACTCACCGGACTACCATCGACGCATGAAGACGTCGTATCGGAAGAGGACCGCGAAAGGACTCCCGCCGAAATTCGGAACGAGCCTGCAATTCGCGATGAGCAAAACGCGGGCGATCTGGATCGCCATCGCGATCATCGTGGTCGGGGCCATGTGCGTCACCGCGTGTTTCTCGCGAGACGGCGAGCCGGGGCCTTCCGGATTTGAGCGAATGACCGTCTCTAAATCGAAATCTTCGTACGAAGAGATCGCGGGCATTGACATCGGCTATGGGGCGGATTCCGTCGTCTTCGACGATGCGACCGACTTGTTGTACGCCTCGATTTTCGACCCTGTCGGTACCGTGTTTGTCATTTCCTTGGAAGACCAGTCGATAGCCAAGACCACGGCGGTGAGTCCCGGCATGCATTTGGAGACGGCGCTGGCGGGCGATGGCCGTTTTCTCTTCGTCACCAACTATGACATCCTCTCGTCTCCGGGCGACACCGTCGTCCGGATCGACACGCACGACGGGCTGTCGCAACGCGGAATGACCGTAGGCTCGTGGCCGTGTGGTGTGCGTGCAGACGCGGCGGGAGAGCGGGTGTTCGTCGTCACGGGTTGCGACAATCGGGCCCCGACGGAAGACACCGGAAGCGGCTTCGCAATGATCGATGCCGCTGCGTTTAATGAAGCAAACACCTCGTTTTTTGACGTTCCGGAGACCGAGTTCGGAGAACTGAACGTCGCCGCACCGGACCCTGTGGATCGAAACGTCGTTTATCTACTCTCGGACACCAACGGCGAGAGCAAAAACCACCTGTATTCGATGTCGCTTGAAAACGGCGAGATCGGAGATTCTTTGTCGCTCGAATGCAAGACGGAAGAGTCCTATCCCGGTCGAACCTTCGCAGACATTCGTGTGCGAGAAAACGATATCTGGTTCATGCAGGGTCGTTGCCGGCGACTCGTCGGCATCGACAAGGAGTCGAATTCCGTACTGAAGACGATAGAATTGGGATGTTTTAGTTCGGGGCTGGCGATCCGTCATGACGGAATCGCGGCCGTGTCCTGCATCGAGGATCACGAAATTCGGCTGATCGATCTCTCGAATGGGAAAGAAATCGAAGCGATCCAAGGCGTTCATACGGGGGCTGCGTTGTCCTTCGATGAAACTGGCGATTATTTATTTGTCGCGGATTATTATATCGGCTTAGTTCGAATATTTCGCCGTCAGAATCAGTGATTTATTTTTATTGCAGGGTCTCCAGCCGAATATTGTCGATCCACGCGTGCGCTGCTGAATCGGCGTACAGATCATAGCCGACAATCGAATAGCCAAGATAGGGGACCGGATCTTCGGTCCAAACTTCCGAATTTTCGATCTTTAAGATGCGGGTGACGACACTCGATCGTCGCTCGGTAAAAGTCACATCGACGCCATCCCATAGGATCTCATTGCTCATCCAGACCCCCGCTTCCCACGCATCGTCACCGAGGTATTCGGCGTAGAAGTAGGGGAACACGCTGATCCCCACCGCGTGTCCCGGGTCGGCGAAGCCGTAGATGGCCTGAATGATCGCTCGGTCTCTGTCCAGGCTCTCGGTGAGGAACATCAGCCCGGCGTTCGCTCCCCAAGTCAGGTCGCGGATCTTGATCTCATACGTCAGCCGAATCGGCCCGAACTCGAATCCCATCGCGGCGAGGTCGACATAGGCGTATCCGTGCGTGACCTCGCCGCCTTCCATCGTAAGGAAGAAGCACTCGCAGGTGGGATCCCAGTAGTACTTCTCCGGATCGCTCACGGACCAGCCGGGATCGTCGTGGAAATCCTCGAAGTACGCGAACGGCTCCGACGTCTGTCCGTCGTCGTTCGACTTGTCGAGCAAAGGCGCGCCGGAATCTGCGTCTTCCCGCTCGCCGTCGCGCGCGTAGCAGCCCGCGACGACGATCGTCGCCACGACGACCGACAATCGAATGACGATCCCCGAAATTCGCATTGCCCTACCTCGCCCATGAAGTCACGCCACTATCGCATATCGCGTTCGCCTGTGCCCGTAAAGGGTTGCGTAACCGATGTTGACTTTTTTCAACTCGCCGGAACAATCAAAGGACATGTACATCATCGGAGGGGGAATCGATGCCGGCAACTCACGGACGGTCGTTTTGTCGCGGTTGCGCTCTGGCGGCACTTCTCTTCGCGGCGTCATCTCTTTTTTCCGCCTGCTACTCCCGCTCGGGCGAAGACCCCGGGGACGACGCGTACGTGCCGCCGTCGCTCAGTGCCGCGGAGACGGAGTACGAGCAGGTCGCGGTGGTCGATGTCGGCCTCGGCGTATACGCGATCGCGTACGATCGATTCGCGCGCGTAGTTTACTCCACGCTGTGGGACACGACAGGCGTGGTGAGCTCCATCGCGGTGGACGACGCCGCGATCGTGGATTCGACGATTGTCACGCCGGGTCTGCACGGACGCACGGCACTCGGCGCGGACGGTCGATACCTGTTCGTGACGAACTACGACATAGAAACCGAGCCGGGCGACACGGTCGTGCGTCTGGATACGCAGAATGATTTCGCGCCCGTCGGTCTGGACCTCGGCGTCTGGCCGTGCGGCGCGTTCGCCGATGCCGCAGGCGATCGCGTGTTCGTCGTGACGGGCTGCGACGGACGAAACCCCGTCGAGGACACCGGCAGCGGATTCGCCGTCGTCGACGTGGAAAACTTCGACGCCGATCACGCCGAGTTCATTGCCCTCGACGAGACGACATACGGCGAGACGAAGTCTGTCGTACCCGATCCCGATGACCCGGACTCGGTCTGGTTGCTCGCCCTGCACAACGGCACCGCGAATCTGACGATCCTGCGCGTTACTCTCGCCTCCGGCGACGTCACCGCGTCGCTGCCGATTGTGGCCGAACTCGACGACAACCGGCCCGACGGAACACTGACGACGCTCACTTACGCTGACGGCGCGCTGTGGCTGTCGCAGGGTCACGCGAGCCGACTGCTGAAGATCGAAAAGGATCTTTCCGGAATCGAAGAGGAATACGATCTGCCGTTCCACGCGGCGGGAATCGCGGTGCGTCCCGATGGTGTGCTGGCGATGGCCGATCTCGAGGACCATAAAATTCGTCTGGTCGACCTCGCGGATTTCAGCGAGCTGGCGACGTTCGGCGCGGTCCACACCGGCGGCGCGCTCGCGTTCGACGAGGATGGCGACGATCTGTATGTCGGGGACTCGGTGGTGGGCGTCGTCCGCATCTTTCGGCGCGGCGTGCTGGAGGGCGAATCCGATTGATGCTCAGTCGATCGTCGTGATTCGAATGTTGTCGATCCACCCGTGCGCCGCAGCGCCATCGTAGATGTCGAACCCGACCGAGGAAAACCCCAGGAAAGGCACGGGGTCCTCGGTCCACACCTCCGCATCTTCAATGGCGAGCACGCGGCTCACGATGCCCGAGCGCCGCTCGGTGAGTGTCACGTCGCGACCGTCCCATACGATTTCGTGCGTCATCCAGATGCCGGTTTCCCACGCGTCGTCGCCGAAGTATGTTTCGAACACGAATGGAAATACGCCCAGATACAGCGCGCGGCCGCCGTCGGTTAACGAATACTGCGCGCGTATCACGGCGCGATCGACGTCGAGATCCGGCGTGAGCCACATGAGGCCAAGGTTGGCGCCGTGATTCAGGTCGTCGACTCGTATGTCATACGTCAACCGAATAGGCCCGAACTCGAATCCCATCGCGGCGAGGTCGACGTAGGCGTAGTCGCGCGTGACCTCGCCGCCCTCCATCGTGAGGAAGAAGCACTCGCAGGACGCGTCCCAGAAGTATCGCTCGGTGTCGCTGACCGACCAATCAGGATCGGAGTTGAAATCCTCCGAGTAATCGAATGGCGCGGCCGTCTTGCCCGCGTCGTTCGACTTGTCGAGCAACGGCGCACCGACATCCGCGTCGTCCCGCCCGCCGTCGCGCGCGTAGCACCCCGCAAACAGAGCTGCGAGCAACGCAACGAGCGCGAACATTCTGAGCACGGTGCTGGACTCCGACGGGGATGTGGGATCTATAGCACATCCCCAATATGCTCAACTACCCGGATCTCGCCGCCGATTTCGACGAAGGGCTATTCTGTCCCCCCTCTGAAGGCGAGACACATGAAGGTGGGTCGAATCGAGCCGCCGCATCCGGCAGGCGGCGGTCGCCCGGACGGCGATCACGACGAGGCCACGGGGGACTCTGCTCATGGGCTGCCGGCCCCAGTGAACGGTCGTCAAATCGGCGCCCGTAATTTGACGACGGAGAGGCTCGGACGAGGGCCGACGACCAACGCCGGGCGAGACTTTGGAAAGTGATTCGGTCGAAATTCTCGCTTCGCGTGAGCACGGGATATGACCACCCAGGGTGACGCACGTGCGGATGTTTTTTTTCGAGGCGGGAGCTTGAGCAGGATTTGAGGTCGTCCGGGTTCGAGATGGAGAGAAGGTTCACGACCGGCGGTTTCGCCGCGCCGCTTCGTCGGGCTTCAGGAGCCGGTGGATCTCATCGACCATCTGTCGGAAGTCGAAGTAGGCGACCACGACGACCGCGAGAATTCTGGCGATGGTTCGCATGAGACCTTCCTTGGATGGATTCAAAGGTCTTATGGCGAAAAGGGGAGGGGAATTTTCGGTTGAGGACGGGTGTGAGTTGCCGCGCGGAGTTGCTCGTCTGCGGACTCAGTGCGGACTCAAAAGGAAAACGGGCTTGGCGAAAACCGCCAAACCCGTTGATTTCATTGGCTCCTGGGGAGGGACTCGAACCCCCGACAAGGTGGTTAACAGCCACCTGCTCTACCGACTGAGCTACCCAGGAATACCGCCGCGCGCGGGCGCGACGGCGAATCATATTCGCGGTCTATTCGTTGTCAAGCGGTTGGGGCAATTTTTCGCGGCGTGCGTGGTCGCGGTGCGGGGTTGGCCGCGGTCCGGGTCTCGCGTCGGCGAAGTGTTTGTTGACATTGCCGGGACGATTCCCTATAACCCGGCGGCTCGAAGGGGAAAGGACACCGCCATGGCTTCCAACACGATCGTCACGGAATCCAAACGCAAGCACAAGACGCGCGCGCAGAATCTGCCGCGGAAAAAGAAGCTCGAGCGCGACGGCTCCACGCCGAAGTTCCCAATTCATCCGGACAGGGCGCCCGCCGGCAAGTGATCCGGGGCCCGTCAGCTCCCTCCGCTCGCGTTTCGATATAACCCCCGCTCGTCGATGAACCGACGCACACCCTCGTGCAGCTCGGCGGACGTGTCGCCGCCGCGCGCGATCGTTTCGCGCACGCGCGTGCTCGAAATGTCGTGTTCGGGGATGAGGATGTAGAAGATCCGCGTTTTCGGCGACACGCGCACGATGGCGCGTCGGTCGTCGCCCACGAAATCCTTTCCCCACTCGCCGAGCGGCTCCACCAGCGACGGCAGATGCCAGCCCGGGCGGCGCAGAATCGCCCAATCGGCGAGCGGGAGAACGTCGCCGAGTCGATGCCAACCGGCGATCTCCAGGTACGCGTCCACGCCGAGTAGAAACGTGAGATGTGCGTCCGGGTATTCGCGCGCGACGTCCTGGAGCAGGTAGAGCGTATAGCTCTCGCCCTCGCGACGCACTTCCAGATCGCACGCTTCGAGGCCCGTCTCGCCGCGCGTCGCGATTCGCACCATCTCCAAACGGTCCGCCGCGCTCGCGAAGGGACCTTGGTCTTTGTGCGGCGGTCGCGCGCCGGGTACGAGCAGCACGCGGGCGAGGCCGAGCAGTTCCCGCGCGGCTTGCGCGGCGCGGATGTGCCCGAAGTGGATGGGATCGAAGGTCCCGCCCAGAATTCCAATTTTCTCGCCCGGCATGCGCGGGACCCTATCAAATGCCGCGCACGAAGCAAACCGCATCTCGACAGCAAACGCGATTCTCGACATCATCTGCGCGGCTTGCGCTTCGGGGAGAGGAAAGTGCCGGACATTTTTGCGCAATCGCTGGCGAAACCGCTCGTGCTCGTGCACGCGCTGGCGGGATTTGTCGCGGCGGCGACGGCGATTCATCTCGCCGTGCACGCGACGACGGGCCTTCGGCGCGGCGCGTTTCCCGCGCGGGGACGCACGTACGCTGTCGTGATGGCGTCGGCGTTTGCGGTGTGCGTCGCGACGGGGCTCGCCGCTTACCCGAGCTTTCGCGTCCACATCCGCGGTCTGTTCCTGGATCGATTCGCTCCGGCGATGACGGCGGTTTTCGAGATCAAGGAACACCTGGGCGCGCTGGTCGTTCCGTTCGTGGCGCTCGCGCTCATCTTGGAACGCGCGGCCCGCACGGAGCGATCGGCGCACAGCGCGAAACTTTTCGTCACGACGGCGTGGATCGCGGCGGCGACGCTCGCCGCGTGCGTGGTGATGGGGCTCGTCGTCACGATGGAACGGGGCGTCTGACCCATGAATGCAAAAGCGCGAATTGCGTGGTGGGCGGCGGCGGCGGCGTTTCTGTCGGCACTTCTGATTTCGGACCTCGCGCACTGGGCGCGACCGGTGTACGCGCCCATCGAGCACGCATGGGCGTTCGGGCTCAAGGTTCCCGGCGCGCTCGTTTCCATGCACCTGTTCGGCAAGATCTTCTGGGGTGCGTTCGGAGGCGCGGCGGGATATCTCGCCGGTCTGGCCGGGGGACGCGCGCTCTCGAATGAGGTCGCCGCCGTGCGTCTCGAAAAGTGTCTCGCATGGGCTGCGCTCGCCGTGTTCGTCGCGGCTGTTGCCGTGTACATCGTGGAAAATCTCCACGCGACGCCGGTTCCGCTGGCGTTGCCGGGCCCGCCGCTCGCGGGATAACATCGCCGGGCGATCACAGGCAAAGGACATTTCGTGGACCGCAAAGCCGCACTCGAACTCCTGGAACGCGTCGCGCAGGGCGAAGCAGCGCCGAGCGATGCGCTGGATTCGCTCGCCCGCGAGCCCTTCGAGGATCTGGGTTTCGCCAAGCTCGACCATCACCGCGCGCTGCGTCGCGGGTTTCCCGAGGTGATCTTTGCCGAGAGCAAGACGGCGGGGCAGCTCGTCGCGCTCGTCGGGCGCATGCTCGATTCGTGCTCGCCGCTGCTCGTCACGCGCGTATCGCCCGAGAAGGCGCAGGCGGTGCTCACGGCGTATCCCGATCTCGACTATCACGAGGCGGCGCGGACGCTCGCCAAGGGCGCGCTCGCCGAGGGTGGGCGCGGCGTGATCGCCGTGATCTCGGCGGGGACGTCCGACATCCCTGTCGCCGAGGAAGCGGCGGTGACCGCGCGGGTTTTCGGCAACCGGGTCGAAACGATTTTCGATGTCGGCGTGGCGGGGTTGCACCGGTTGGCGGCGGCGCGCGATGCACTCGGGCGCGCGTCGGTGGTGATCGTCGTCGCGGGCATGGAGGGCGCGCTGGCCTCGGTGGTCGGCGGACTCGTCGCGGTGCCGGTCGTCGGCGTTCCGACGAGCGTGGGCTACGGCGCGAGTTTCGGCGGCGTCGCGGCGCTCCTGTCCATGCTCAATTCCTGCGCGGGCGGCGTGAGCGTGGTAAACATCGACAACGGGTACGGCGCGGCGGTGGTGGCGTCGCTCATCAACAGAGGCGGTCCGGAAGGCATGCGCGGCAGGCCGGGGGAAACCCCGTGACGACGCTTTATCTCGACGCCTTCGCGGGGATCGCGGGCGACATGTGGCTCGCGGCGATGTGCGATCTGGGTTTCGACGAGGCGGAGCTCGCACCGATCCTCGCAGCGCTCGATCTTTCCGCCGATGCGGTGCGGGTCGCCACGGTGCGCCGCGGCGCGTTGGCGTGCCGGAAGTTCGAGTTCGACGAAGTTCACGAACACCATCACCACGATAACCATCACGAGCACGACGTTCATGCGCACGATCACGACCATGCGCACCAAGAAGACGCACACAGCCGGGGGCGGCTGCGCCACACGTCGGATGGTGACCCCGCGCCGCACGAGCACCACCACCATCGGCCGTATTCGCAAATTCGCGACCTGATCGCGTCGCTGCCGTATGCCGCACGCGTGCGCGAGCGCGCGCAGGAGGCGATGGCGAAGCTCGCGGCGGCCGAGGCGAAAATCCACGGCATTGAGATCGACCGGGTGCACTTTCACGAGGTCGGCGCCGAGGACAGCATCGTCGATGTGGTGGGGGTGTGCGTCGCGCTGGAGCGCCTCGGCGTCACGCGGCTCGTTTGTTCGCCGCTGCCGACGGGCACGGGATTCGTCGACTGCGCGCATGGGCGTCTTCCGCTTCCCGCGCCGGCGACGCTCGAATTGATGCGCGGGATGCCGACGTTTCCCTCAGGGCAATCCGTCGAGCAGGTGACGCCGACGGCGGCGGCGTTGCTCGCGGCGCTCGCCGATGAATTCGGCGCCATGCCCGCGGGGGTGATTCGCGCGGTGGGTTACGGCGCGGGAAGCCGCGACGATGGCGGCCCGACGCCCAACGCCGTGCGCGCGGTGCTTCTGGACGAGACCGCGGCGGGCCGCGAAGCCGGCAAGACGCTGCTCGTCGAGGCGAGCATCGACGACATGAACCCGCAACTGTTCCCCGCGCTCTCGGATGCACTCGTGCTCGCCGGCGCGCTCGACGTATGCGCGATCGCGTGCGTCGGCAAGAAGGGGCGGCCGGGGCTTCTGGTGCGCATGGTCGTCAAACCCGATCGGCTCGATGCGGTCAGCGACGCGCTCTTCGCCGAATCGACGACAATCGGCCTGCGGTTCTGGGAGACGGGACGAGTCGTGGGAGAGCGGGAGATGCGGACGGTATCGACCGAGTTCGGCCCGGTCGGTGTCAAGATCACGCGGCGGATGGGTCGCATCGTGAACGTCCAGCCGGAGTATCGCGATTGCGAGGCGGCGGCTCGGTCGAACCGCGTGGCCGTGAAGCGCGTGATGCAGGCCGCGTCGGCGGCGAGTCTCGATTTTTGGACGGAATAACGACGGGAAATCAGCCGCCGCAGATGCCGCCGCCGTCGTCCTCGTCACGCTCTTTCTTCGGCGAATCGACCGTGACCGTGACGGCCGCGGAGTCGCTTTTTCCGAGCGCGTCGGTGACCGTGAGGACGACGTTGAATTCCCCGCCCTCGGTGAATGTGTACTCGATCGACGGTCCCTGCTTCAGTTCCAGATCGGGCAACGACCAGGAATAGTGATCGAGGTTGTTGTCGGGATCGGTCGACGCTTCGCCGGAAAATTTGATCGTGAGCGGCGCGCGTCCCGAAAGCTTGTCGGTCACGATGACGGCGTCGGGCGGACTGTTGGGGGCGACCTCGCCGAGGTAATCCAGAGCCTCGGCGGCATCGACCTCGCCGTAGCCGATCATCTCGTCCCAATCTTCGTAATCCGAGCGCGCGGTGTCGATCATGGCCTTCTTGATGTCTTCATTCAGGTACGCGTTCGGTCCGACCGCCGCGATCAAGAGTGCCGCGACACCCGCCGCGTGCGGACTGGCCACCGAGGTGCCGTAGGCGCCGTAATATCCGATCCCCTCGGCACCCCAGGTCTGCTGGACGATGCCTTCACCGGGGGCGACGAGCGCGAGTCCGTCTCCGTAATTCGAGAACGAGGATCGCTGCACCGACCCGCTGCTTCCGTGCGGGGCGGATGAGCCGATCGCGATGGTGTTGGCATACCCCGCCGGGTAGTTGACCCACGATGTGCCGTCGTTTCCGGTGGCCGCGAAAACCATCAGGTTGTTGTCGTGGGCGTAATTGACGGCGCTGTTCGAAACTCCGGAGAAATCGCCGCCGCCGAGCGACATGTTGATGACGTGCGCGCCGTTGTCCGTCGCCCAGTTGATGGCCGAGGCGATGTCGCCGTCGTACGCGCCGCCGTCGCCGTCGGGAAACACCTTGAGCGGCATGATCTTCGCGCTCGGCGCGATTCCCGCGCAGCCGATCCCGTTATTCGTCGCTTCGGCGATGACGTTGGCGACGTGCGATCCGTGGCCGATGAAGTCCTGCACGTTGTCGTCTCCGCCCCAGAAGTCGTAGGGATCGACCAGCTCGGCGGCGTCGTCCATCCCCGAGCGGTAGCCCGAGTCGATGACGGCCACGATGATGCCTTCGCCGAAGGTCGTCTCCCAGGCGTCGGGAACGTTGATCTGCGGAAAATTCGACTGGTACGACGCGTACATCGGGTCGTTCGGCGAAAACGACGGCTCATGACGGTAGTCGGGCCACGCCGATTCGATTCCCGGCACGGCCGCGGCGGCGTCGAGGGCTTCCCCGAGCGACCAGTCCGCAGGGACGGCGAGGGTGAGAAACGCCGTGTGGGCGGGCAGGGTGATGGTGGCCTTTTCGGTGGGTGACACCGCACGGATTCGCCCGTCCAGCGTGTGGATGCGCGAAACACGCAGTCCCTCGGCGGCGATCAGCCCGGGCAATTTCGCGTCTTGCGGCACGCTCGGAATCACGAGAATCCGGTCCGCCGCCGCGAGATGACCGTGGTATTCCGCGTCGCCGGCGAACGCGGGCGTCGCGACCGCGCACAGGATCGAAAACAGAACCGCGAAACGAAACGTCATTCCAACTCTACCCTTCCGAATGGCCGGTGACGGCCCTTATAGGCTACGGCAGCCTGAAAAAACAACCATGAGCGACGGCAGGATTGCGACTCAAAACTTGACGGGTATCGCGAAGATTCGACGCACCGCGTCGAAATAGCCCAAAAAATATTCGTTGCACCCCCCGGGGTTTTCGTGTAAACAGCGGCGCAATCGCTTCGATGACGAAGCCTTGGAGGAACCCCGATGA is a genomic window of Deltaproteobacteria bacterium containing:
- a CDS encoding DNRLRE domain-containing protein, translating into MRSSTLVVCFFAVLGFCITLAASSCGDDDDVETLSESSIRTSHSGGGSWKLKIAKTSTFALAKASLLSEMPKTDDEDEYMRVDRVERDLLSLLDVACKELEIDPNDLFEQDVETLLYIMISGGEFEINGKGLLVQKLFKDQDEIDTSPIDGYRRAVSDSSSESQDYDSTVSQNNSSTNYCNESLLTVGNYPGLGNYYVYLKNGSGLTCPGGTITNAQLRVYGWQNTESRNVAVCRALASWDECSVTWSNKPSYTSCQNSNFSSGTGYRYLEADAAVSALCPSSPSSYRGFVVTTGTGPDGYQSFYSRENGSYWVYLVLTYDTCEPNACDDGNPCTTDSYDGCHCQHTNNSNSCDDGQYCTINDHCSGGSCVSGGSRNCANANYCDGVEYCNEGTNSCVSPGNPCSDDGQYCNGTESCNEGGDSCQHSGNPCPDNGQYCDGPESCNEGTNSCDSPDPCGDDGQFCNGAEGCNETINQCTHAGDPCDAGETCNEPTDQCFDCVSDGDCNDGNACTDDACISNTCQHTNNTNSCDDGLYCTVNDQCGGGSCSGTARDCDDGLFCTGVESCSELLNQCTAGNSPCGAEQQCLEDSDQCVQCLSATDCDDTNPCTDDSCSVSGSCEHANNSAACDDSNLCTESDSCSAGNCIGTPKECTEGEMCNDATGNCEPAADDDTADDDTDDDVDDDTDDDSADDDADDDSDDDSGDDDSLDDDAADDDDDDDDDDGGSCGC
- the nadD gene encoding nicotinate (nicotinamide) nucleotide adenylyltransferase; this encodes MPGEKIGILGGTFDPIHFGHIRAAQAARELLGLARVLLVPGARPPHKDQGPFASAADRLEMVRIATRGETGLEACDLEVRREGESYTLYLLQDVAREYPDAHLTFLLGVDAYLEIAGWHRLGDVLPLADWAILRRPGWHLPSLVEPLGEWGKDFVGDDRRAIVRVSPKTRIFYILIPEHDISSTRVRETIARGGDTSAELHEGVRRFIDERGLYRNASGGS
- the larB gene encoding nickel pincer cofactor biosynthesis protein LarB, with product MDRKAALELLERVAQGEAAPSDALDSLAREPFEDLGFAKLDHHRALRRGFPEVIFAESKTAGQLVALVGRMLDSCSPLLVTRVSPEKAQAVLTAYPDLDYHEAARTLAKGALAEGGRGVIAVISAGTSDIPVAEEAAVTARVFGNRVETIFDVGVAGLHRLAAARDALGRASVVIVVAGMEGALASVVGGLVAVPVVGVPTSVGYGASFGGVAALLSMLNSCAGGVSVVNIDNGYGAAVVASLINRGGPEGMRGRPGETP
- the larC gene encoding nickel pincer cofactor biosynthesis protein LarC, with translation MTTLYLDAFAGIAGDMWLAAMCDLGFDEAELAPILAALDLSADAVRVATVRRGALACRKFEFDEVHEHHHHDNHHEHDVHAHDHDHAHQEDAHSRGRLRHTSDGDPAPHEHHHHRPYSQIRDLIASLPYAARVRERAQEAMAKLAAAEAKIHGIEIDRVHFHEVGAEDSIVDVVGVCVALERLGVTRLVCSPLPTGTGFVDCAHGRLPLPAPATLELMRGMPTFPSGQSVEQVTPTAAALLAALADEFGAMPAGVIRAVGYGAGSRDDGGPTPNAVRAVLLDETAAGREAGKTLLVEASIDDMNPQLFPALSDALVLAGALDVCAIACVGKKGRPGLLVRMVVKPDRLDAVSDALFAESTTIGLRFWETGRVVGEREMRTVSTEFGPVGVKITRRMGRIVNVQPEYRDCEAAARSNRVAVKRVMQAASAASLDFWTE